One window of Acidobacteriota bacterium genomic DNA carries:
- a CDS encoding pitrilysin family protein — protein MTHRLPKQPIASLENAVPTQLTAPALPAGTRVETLDNGLTVCLLPNSQAPIVTSALWYRAGARDEAAAEAGVAHFLEHMMFKGSAAYGPGEIDRRTQALGGSNNAFTSYDATAYYFNFRRDRWQEALAIEADRMSGLNLVRREVDSERQVILEELAMYEDEPWDALEQAVQEALFQGHPYGRPIIGTRKTLRATDGDVLARFHRHFYRPDNAVLVLAGDLPEDALEQVQERLGAIPRGAVARPELAPPAPLNQWLRVQRRRGDVARFCLALRGPAAGDELFPAVRLLMAVLTSGRASRLHRALVEERQSCLWVAGQVAESPLAGSLAVVLELVPGADAEAVEKEVLEHLARLASEPPSPKELERARRVLLADWVFGHERVHQQALSAGFALTLFDLDHPRRWLQSSLDADEEQLTAAARCFDPAGGGVLGWSLPAGGGSSSAASSANSPSIVDEP, from the coding sequence ATGACTCATAGACTTCCCAAACAGCCCATCGCCTCGTTGGAGAACGCCGTTCCGACCCAGCTCACAGCCCCCGCCCTTCCGGCGGGCACGCGGGTGGAGACCCTGGACAACGGTCTCACCGTCTGCCTGCTCCCGAATTCTCAGGCCCCCATCGTCACCAGTGCCCTGTGGTACCGCGCTGGGGCACGGGACGAAGCGGCGGCGGAGGCCGGCGTCGCCCACTTCCTCGAGCACATGATGTTCAAGGGATCGGCGGCTTACGGCCCCGGAGAGATCGATCGCCGCACCCAGGCGTTGGGGGGGAGCAACAACGCCTTCACCTCGTACGACGCCACGGCCTATTACTTCAACTTCCGCCGCGACCGCTGGCAGGAAGCCCTGGCCATCGAGGCGGACCGCATGAGCGGTCTGAACCTGGTCCGCCGGGAGGTGGACAGCGAGCGGCAGGTGATTTTGGAAGAGCTGGCCATGTACGAGGACGAGCCCTGGGACGCCCTGGAGCAGGCGGTGCAGGAGGCGCTCTTCCAGGGCCATCCCTACGGACGCCCCATCATCGGTACCCGCAAGACTCTGCGGGCCACCGACGGTGACGTGCTGGCGCGCTTTCACCGGCATTTCTATCGTCCCGACAACGCCGTGCTGGTGCTCGCCGGAGATCTGCCGGAGGACGCCCTGGAGCAGGTTCAAGAGCGCCTCGGGGCGATTCCCCGGGGGGCCGTGGCGCGGCCGGAGCTGGCGCCGCCGGCGCCGCTGAACCAATGGCTGAGGGTTCAGCGGCGGCGTGGGGACGTGGCGCGCTTCTGCCTCGCCCTGCGCGGGCCCGCTGCCGGCGACGAGCTCTTTCCCGCGGTGCGGCTGCTGATGGCGGTGCTCACCTCCGGCCGCGCCAGCCGATTGCATCGGGCGCTGGTGGAGGAACGTCAAAGCTGCCTGTGGGTGGCCGGGCAGGTCGCCGAGTCGCCCCTCGCCGGCTCCCTGGCGGTGGTGCTGGAGCTGGTGCCAGGGGCGGATGCCGAGGCGGTGGAGAAGGAGGTGCTGGAGCACCTGGCACGCCTCGCTTCCGAACCCCCGTCCCCGAAGGAGCTGGAGCGCGCCCGGCGAGTGCTGTTGGCGGATTGGGTCTTCGGTCACGAGCGAGTGCACCAACAGGCCCTGAGCGCCGGCTTCGCCCTCACCCTCTTCGATCTCGATCATCCCCGCCGGTGGCTACAGAGCTCCCTCGACGCCGACGAAGAGCAGCTGACCGCCGCCGCCCGCTGCTTCGATCCCGCCGGGGGCGGAGTGTTGGGCTGGTCGTTGCCCGCCGGCGGTGGCTCGTCTTCGGCGGCCTCTTCTGCGAATTCCCCATCGATCGTGGACGAGCCGTGA